One Mycobacteroides abscessus ATCC 19977 genomic window carries:
- a CDS encoding DUF559 domain-containing protein, giving the protein MGDVPWPLIRSEALTNRVVTGYALRQFTALYPGIYAPTDAQITPRKRAEAAWLWSRRKGTIAGISAAALHGTKWLPQQGPVVLIHTNRRAPRGITLWSDSLPEGERMFVDGLPVTTPARTAFDIGRRTPVDLAVQHLDALMNATRLSRTDIETVATHHRGARGLHHLANVLGLVDGGAESPWETRTRLLVVRAGFPAPQTQLVVRNRFGDFVARLDMGWPDHKVGIEFDGAQHWTSAQQRTRDIDRATELVDEGWRIIRVSSDMVRHRSGTILARVAEAFVAARAA; this is encoded by the coding sequence ATGGGGGACGTACCGTGGCCACTCATCAGGTCCGAGGCACTCACCAACCGTGTGGTCACCGGATACGCCCTCCGGCAATTCACCGCGCTATACCCAGGCATCTATGCGCCCACAGACGCCCAGATCACTCCGCGTAAGCGGGCAGAAGCAGCGTGGCTGTGGTCAAGGCGCAAAGGAACCATCGCCGGCATATCCGCGGCCGCATTGCATGGCACCAAGTGGCTGCCACAGCAGGGCCCTGTCGTACTAATTCACACCAATCGTCGTGCTCCGCGCGGTATCACGTTGTGGAGCGATAGCCTGCCCGAGGGCGAGCGGATGTTCGTCGATGGGCTGCCTGTCACCACGCCCGCGCGTACGGCGTTCGACATCGGGCGGCGTACCCCCGTCGACCTAGCGGTGCAACATCTGGATGCCTTGATGAATGCGACGAGGCTTTCCCGCACCGATATCGAGACCGTGGCCACCCATCATCGGGGCGCTCGCGGGTTACACCATCTGGCCAACGTTTTGGGCTTGGTCGACGGCGGCGCAGAATCACCATGGGAAACACGTACGCGGCTCCTCGTTGTACGTGCGGGATTTCCCGCCCCACAGACACAACTCGTCGTCCGGAATCGTTTCGGCGACTTTGTCGCTCGCCTTGACATGGGATGGCCAGACCACAAGGTAGGCATCGAGTTCGACGGCGCGCAACATTGGACGAGCGCACAGCAACGCACCCGGGACATCGACCGCGCCACAGAGTTGGTTGACGAGGGATGGCGCATCATTCGGGTGAGCTCCGATATGGTCCGGCATCGGTCGGGAACGATTCTCGCCCGAGTAGCCGAAGCATTCGTCGCCGCCCGGGCCGCGTAA
- a CDS encoding NAD(P)H-dependent flavin oxidoreductase — protein sequence MRTDLCERFGIRYPIFGFTPSEKVAAAISRAGGMGVLGCVRFNDPDELDAVLNWMDENTDGKPYGVDIVMPAKVPAEGTAVDIDKLIPQGHKDFVEKTLADLGVPPLPGERESAGVLGWLHSVARSHVEVALKHPIKLIANALGSPPKDVIDQAHEHGVPVAALAGKAEHARRHVENGVDIVVAQGYEAGGHTGDVASMVLWPEIVDALDGSAPVLAAGGIGSGRQAAAALALGASGVWTGSIWLTAAEYDLGTVTAGGDSVVQQALLKATSGDTVRTRIYTGKPARLLKTKWTQAWDAEDAPTPLPMPLQNILVSEAHERMNRAHDPETVCFPAGQIVGRMNEIRPTAEIVADLVSGFEAAVDRLDEIRG from the coding sequence ATGCGTACCGACCTGTGCGAGCGGTTTGGAATCCGTTACCCGATATTCGGTTTCACGCCGTCGGAGAAGGTGGCCGCCGCGATCAGCCGTGCGGGCGGTATGGGTGTGCTGGGCTGCGTTCGGTTCAACGATCCCGATGAGCTCGACGCCGTCCTGAACTGGATGGACGAGAACACCGACGGCAAACCGTACGGCGTCGATATCGTGATGCCTGCCAAGGTGCCCGCCGAGGGTACCGCGGTGGATATCGACAAGTTGATCCCGCAGGGGCACAAGGACTTCGTCGAGAAGACATTGGCCGATCTGGGCGTCCCGCCGCTGCCGGGAGAGCGTGAGTCGGCCGGCGTGCTGGGCTGGCTGCATTCGGTGGCGCGCTCTCATGTTGAGGTCGCGCTCAAGCACCCGATCAAGCTGATCGCCAACGCGTTGGGCTCGCCGCCCAAGGACGTGATCGACCAGGCCCACGAGCATGGGGTGCCTGTCGCCGCGCTGGCAGGTAAGGCCGAACACGCCCGGCGCCATGTCGAGAACGGTGTCGACATCGTTGTGGCTCAAGGCTATGAGGCCGGTGGTCACACCGGTGACGTGGCATCCATGGTGTTGTGGCCGGAGATCGTCGACGCGCTCGACGGCAGTGCCCCGGTGTTGGCGGCCGGTGGTATCGGCAGTGGACGGCAGGCGGCGGCGGCGCTGGCGCTGGGTGCCTCCGGGGTATGGACCGGTTCGATCTGGCTCACGGCCGCTGAGTACGACCTCGGAACCGTCACTGCTGGTGGCGATTCCGTGGTGCAGCAGGCCCTGCTGAAGGCGACCTCCGGTGACACCGTGCGCACCCGCATCTACACGGGTAAGCCGGCGCGGCTCTTGAAGACCAAGTGGACGCAGGCCTGGGATGCCGAGGATGCGCCTACGCCGTTACCGATGCCGTTGCAGAACATTCTGGTCAGCGAGGCGCATGAGCGGATGAACCGCGCGCATGACCCGGAGACGGTGTGTTTCCCCGCGGGGCAGATCGTGGGGCGGATGAACGAGATCCGGCCCACTGCGGAGATCGTCGCCGACCTGGTATCGGGGTTCGAGGCTGCGGTGGACAGGCTGGACGAGATCCGCGGATAG
- a CDS encoding acyl-CoA synthetase translates to MDMALNIADLIEHAIDTMPDRVAIISGDRKLTYAELEEQSNRLGHYLQSQGVGPGDKVGLYCRNGIEIVIALTAIVKIRAISVNVNYRYVEAELHYLFENSDMAALVHERRYSDKVANVLPSTPNVKTAIVVEDGADGSFDSYGGVPFADALAQGSPERDFEERSPDDIFLIYTGGTTGFPKGVMWRHEDIYRSLFGGINYVTGEYIEGEWDLAKQGAEAAPFIGFPIPPMIHGATQAATFMALFQGRTTVLAPEFNPEEVWELIEKHKINMLFFAGDAIGRPLIDALDTETGRARDLSSLWVLASSAALFSQTVKERYLELLPNRVITDAIGASETGTGGLSTVTKGQMHPGGPTVKISSTTTVLDEEGNPVQPGSGVRGLIAKSGHIPVGYFKDEKKTAETFKTFNGVRYAIPGDWATVEADGTVTMLGRGSVSINTGGEKVFPEEVESVLKGHPAVFDAVVVGVPDEKWGQHVGAVIAVREGVELTFEDLDAHARKEIAGYKVPRSIWIVDSVKRNPAGKADYRWAKEVSETEKVDLVNSKHVNTGA, encoded by the coding sequence ATGGACATGGCCCTTAACATTGCCGACCTCATTGAGCATGCAATCGACACTATGCCCGATCGTGTTGCCATCATTTCCGGTGACCGAAAGCTGACATACGCCGAGCTTGAGGAGCAGTCCAATCGGCTCGGGCACTATCTCCAGAGCCAGGGCGTCGGCCCCGGCGACAAGGTCGGCCTGTATTGCCGCAACGGCATCGAAATCGTCATCGCGCTGACGGCCATCGTCAAGATCCGTGCGATCTCGGTCAACGTGAATTACCGCTACGTCGAAGCCGAGCTGCACTACCTGTTCGAGAACTCCGATATGGCGGCATTGGTGCACGAGCGCCGGTACAGCGACAAGGTCGCCAACGTGCTGCCGAGCACCCCCAATGTCAAGACCGCGATCGTGGTGGAAGATGGCGCGGACGGGTCGTTTGACTCGTACGGCGGGGTCCCCTTCGCGGACGCTCTGGCACAGGGATCCCCGGAGCGCGATTTCGAGGAGCGCAGCCCCGATGACATCTTCCTGATCTACACCGGCGGCACCACAGGCTTCCCCAAGGGCGTGATGTGGCGACACGAGGACATTTACCGCTCGTTGTTCGGAGGCATCAACTACGTCACCGGTGAGTACATCGAGGGCGAGTGGGACCTGGCCAAACAGGGTGCCGAGGCCGCACCGTTCATCGGATTCCCGATCCCGCCGATGATCCACGGAGCCACCCAGGCGGCGACCTTCATGGCCCTGTTCCAGGGGCGCACCACGGTGCTCGCGCCGGAGTTCAATCCGGAAGAAGTGTGGGAGCTCATCGAGAAGCACAAGATCAACATGCTGTTCTTCGCCGGCGACGCCATCGGGCGACCGCTCATCGACGCATTGGACACCGAGACCGGCCGCGCACGCGATCTGTCCTCGCTGTGGGTACTGGCCAGCAGTGCCGCACTGTTCTCGCAGACCGTCAAGGAGCGCTACCTGGAATTGCTGCCCAACCGGGTGATCACCGACGCCATCGGCGCCTCCGAGACCGGTACCGGCGGACTGTCCACGGTCACCAAGGGGCAGATGCATCCCGGTGGGCCGACCGTCAAGATCAGCTCCACCACAACGGTTCTCGATGAAGAGGGCAATCCAGTTCAGCCCGGTTCCGGGGTGCGTGGGCTGATCGCCAAGAGCGGCCACATCCCCGTCGGATATTTCAAGGACGAGAAGAAGACCGCCGAGACGTTCAAGACGTTCAACGGTGTGCGGTACGCGATTCCGGGTGATTGGGCGACCGTCGAAGCCGACGGTACCGTCACAATGCTGGGCCGTGGATCGGTCTCGATCAACACGGGCGGCGAGAAGGTGTTCCCTGAGGAGGTCGAGAGCGTACTGAAGGGCCACCCCGCCGTGTTCGACGCGGTCGTGGTCGGGGTACCCGACGAGAAGTGGGGTCAGCATGTGGGGGCCGTGATCGCGGTGCGTGAGGGTGTCGAGCTCACCTTCGAGGACCTGGACGCCCACGCCCGCAAGGAAATTGCGGGATATAAGGTGCCGCGCAGCATTTGGATCGTGGACTCCGTCAAGCGGAACCCGGCGGGCAAGGCCGACTATCGCTGGGCCAAGGAGGTCTCGGAAACCGAGAAGGTCGACCTGGTCAACAGCAAGCACGTCAACACGGGAGCCTGA
- a CDS encoding crotonase/enoyl-CoA hydratase family protein — MTEQDAPHALVELRDHVLIVTMNRPHARNALSGEMLEIMTQAWDRVDNDPEVRVCILTGAGGYFCAGADLKAMNKRAPGDQFSDGSYDPSVIPGLLKGRRLTKPLIAAVEGPAIAGGTEILQATDIRVAGESAKFGVSEVKWSLYPMGGSAVRLPRQIPYTVACDILLTGRHIKAPEAKDIGLIGHVVPDGQALEKALELANMIAGNGPLAVQAVLKTIRDSEGMHENEAFKADTKVGIGVFTSNDAKEGPRAFAEKRAPNFTGS, encoded by the coding sequence GTGACCGAGCAGGACGCCCCGCATGCTCTGGTGGAACTCCGCGATCACGTCCTCATCGTGACGATGAATCGTCCGCACGCACGCAACGCCCTGTCCGGGGAAATGCTGGAGATCATGACGCAGGCCTGGGACCGCGTCGACAATGATCCGGAGGTCCGGGTCTGCATCCTGACCGGTGCGGGCGGATATTTCTGCGCCGGAGCCGACCTCAAAGCCATGAACAAGCGCGCCCCAGGTGATCAATTCTCCGATGGCAGCTACGATCCCTCGGTCATCCCCGGTCTACTCAAGGGGCGCCGTCTGACCAAACCGCTCATCGCGGCCGTCGAAGGTCCCGCAATCGCCGGTGGCACCGAGATCCTGCAAGCCACCGATATCCGTGTCGCGGGTGAGAGCGCCAAATTCGGTGTCTCTGAGGTGAAGTGGAGCCTGTACCCGATGGGCGGATCCGCGGTGCGGCTGCCCCGCCAGATCCCGTACACGGTCGCCTGCGACATCTTGTTGACCGGCCGACACATCAAGGCCCCGGAGGCCAAGGACATCGGACTCATCGGACATGTCGTTCCGGACGGTCAGGCCCTGGAGAAGGCGCTGGAACTGGCCAATATGATCGCCGGCAACGGGCCTCTCGCGGTCCAGGCGGTCCTCAAGACCATCCGCGATTCGGAAGGCATGCACGAGAACGAGGCCTTCAAAGCCGACACCAAGGTCGGTATCGGAGTCTTCACCAGTAACGACGCCAAGGAAGGCCCGCGCGCCTTCGCCGAGAAGCGCGCACCCAACTTCACCGGCAGCTAA
- a CDS encoding LON peptidase substrate-binding domain-containing protein: MGGVTPMFPLQSVLLPGEPLPLRIFEPRYVAMIRDVLAADHTFGVVLIARGREVGGGDVRHDVGTAARVLDCESLGADRFAVRCEGAGRIRITRWLEDDPYPRAEVEPWPDEPDERVLPLSALNEVQVRIENLLRRVATARQVRLPRRWSIATGLPSGAEKRLYALASRVPMGQADRYAVLAAPTLEKRVSALNDAVDTVNAMLDFRESDR, from the coding sequence GTGGGCGGCGTGACGCCGATGTTCCCGCTGCAATCGGTACTGCTGCCCGGGGAGCCCCTACCGCTACGCATCTTCGAACCGCGTTATGTTGCGATGATCCGTGACGTGCTGGCCGCCGACCACACCTTTGGCGTCGTGCTGATCGCCCGCGGCCGAGAGGTCGGCGGCGGAGACGTCCGGCATGACGTGGGAACGGCTGCCCGTGTCCTGGACTGCGAATCCCTGGGGGCGGATCGCTTCGCCGTGCGCTGCGAGGGCGCCGGTCGGATCCGGATCACCAGATGGCTCGAGGACGATCCCTATCCTCGCGCCGAAGTGGAACCGTGGCCCGACGAACCCGACGAACGGGTGCTGCCGTTGAGCGCACTCAACGAAGTTCAGGTGCGCATCGAGAACCTGTTACGGCGGGTCGCGACCGCACGACAGGTACGGCTTCCCCGCCGTTGGTCGATAGCCACGGGCCTGCCCAGTGGCGCCGAAAAGCGCCTATACGCCTTGGCTTCTCGGGTGCCCATGGGGCAGGCCGACCGCTATGCAGTGCTGGCGGCGCCGACGCTGGAGAAGCGCGTCAGCGCGCTGAACGACGCCGTCGACACCGTCAACGCGATGCTGGATTTCCGCGAATCCGACCGCTAG
- a CDS encoding LLM class F420-dependent oxidoreductase codes for MKFGLQLGYWSASPPENAGELVAAAEEGGFDAVFTAEAWGSDAYTPLAWWGSDTSRIRLGTSVIQLSARTPTACAMAALTLDHLSGGRHILGLGVSGPQVVEGWYGQPFPKPLARTREYIDIIRQVLAREAPVRSDGPHYPLPLTGDKATGLGKPLKPIVHPLRSDIPIFLGAEGPKNVALTAEIADGWLPMFYAPRLADMYNEWLDEGFSRPGARRSREDFEIAATAQVIVTEDRRSVLDQLKPFSALYIGGMGAVELNFHAEVYRRMGYGEVVDEVTELFRTNRKDKAAEAIPDELVLDTTIVGTEAEVREQIKAWEAAGVTMLVVGCRSVEHVKQLSALT; via the coding sequence ATGAAATTCGGATTGCAGCTGGGGTACTGGTCGGCTTCTCCGCCGGAGAATGCGGGTGAACTGGTGGCCGCCGCCGAGGAGGGCGGATTCGACGCCGTCTTCACGGCTGAGGCCTGGGGTTCTGACGCGTACACGCCGCTGGCCTGGTGGGGCTCGGACACCAGCCGTATCAGGTTGGGCACCTCGGTGATTCAGCTTTCCGCGCGCACACCGACGGCCTGCGCGATGGCGGCTCTCACACTGGATCATCTTTCCGGTGGACGGCACATCCTGGGACTGGGCGTGTCCGGACCGCAGGTGGTGGAGGGTTGGTATGGGCAACCGTTCCCCAAGCCACTGGCGCGCACGCGGGAGTACATCGACATCATCAGGCAGGTGCTGGCCCGCGAGGCGCCGGTGCGCAGCGACGGCCCGCACTATCCGTTGCCGCTGACCGGGGACAAGGCCACCGGGTTGGGTAAGCCGCTCAAGCCGATTGTGCACCCGCTGCGGTCGGATATCCCTATCTTCCTGGGTGCCGAGGGGCCTAAGAATGTCGCCTTGACGGCGGAGATCGCCGACGGCTGGCTGCCCATGTTCTACGCGCCGCGGCTGGCCGACATGTACAACGAGTGGCTCGACGAAGGCTTCTCGCGCCCCGGTGCCAGGCGCAGCCGCGAGGATTTCGAGATCGCCGCCACCGCGCAGGTGATCGTCACCGAGGACCGGCGTTCGGTGCTCGATCAGCTGAAGCCGTTCTCCGCCTTGTACATCGGTGGTATGGGTGCCGTGGAACTGAACTTCCACGCCGAGGTGTATCGACGCATGGGTTACGGCGAGGTGGTGGACGAGGTCACCGAGCTGTTTCGTACCAACCGCAAGGACAAAGCGGCCGAAGCGATTCCGGATGAGTTGGTGCTCGACACCACGATCGTCGGGACCGAGGCCGAGGTGCGGGAGCAGATCAAGGCCTGGGAGGCCGCCGGAGTCACCATGCTGGTAGTCGGCTGTCGCAGCGTGGAGCACGTCAAGCAGTTGTCCGCGTTGACCTAG
- a CDS encoding Zn-ribbon domain-containing OB-fold protein, translating into MTATQSSTTGPLPLLTAPLELSFDYTRSVGPTLSKFFTALRDRQIVGTRGSDGKIHVPAAEYDPVTYAPLTDVVPVSSVGTVQSWSWQPEPLEGQPLAKPFAWALIKLDGADTSLLHAVDVGTAGSAGITTGARVHAVWADETVGAITDIAYFALGEKTAATPAPTSDQEPVTMQVTPIRLEVQHITSPEESAYLRALSEGKLLGGRTGAGGRVYFPARGADPLTGEPTSDLVQVADKGVVTTFAIINIPFPGQRIKPPYVAAYVLLDGADIPFLHLVYDIDPADVRMGMRVEAVWKPKEEWGYGIDNIQYFRPTGEPDADYETYKDRV; encoded by the coding sequence GTGACAGCCACCCAAAGCAGCACAACCGGGCCTTTGCCGCTTCTGACGGCACCCCTCGAACTGTCTTTTGATTACACCCGTTCGGTGGGGCCCACCCTCTCCAAGTTCTTCACCGCCCTGCGCGATCGGCAGATCGTCGGCACCCGGGGCAGCGACGGCAAGATCCACGTACCCGCGGCCGAGTACGACCCGGTGACCTATGCACCGTTGACCGACGTGGTGCCGGTATCGAGCGTGGGCACCGTCCAATCCTGGTCCTGGCAGCCCGAACCACTGGAGGGACAGCCGCTGGCCAAGCCGTTCGCCTGGGCACTGATCAAACTGGACGGCGCGGACACCTCCTTGCTTCATGCTGTCGACGTGGGGACTGCGGGCTCCGCAGGTATCACGACCGGGGCCCGCGTGCACGCGGTATGGGCCGACGAGACGGTCGGCGCCATCACCGATATCGCGTATTTCGCACTCGGCGAGAAGACGGCAGCGACCCCGGCCCCCACCTCTGATCAGGAGCCGGTCACCATGCAGGTCACGCCGATCCGCCTGGAAGTTCAGCACATCACGTCTCCTGAGGAAAGCGCTTACCTACGAGCGCTTTCCGAGGGAAAGCTGCTCGGCGGCCGCACCGGCGCCGGCGGGCGCGTGTACTTCCCGGCACGCGGGGCGGACCCGCTGACCGGAGAACCCACCTCGGACCTGGTGCAGGTGGCGGATAAGGGGGTCGTCACCACCTTCGCGATCATCAACATTCCGTTCCCGGGACAGCGCATCAAACCGCCCTATGTGGCGGCCTATGTGCTGCTCGATGGCGCGGATATTCCCTTCCTGCATTTGGTCTATGACATCGACCCGGCGGATGTTCGCATGGGCATGCGAGTCGAGGCCGTCTGGAAACCCAAGGAGGAGTGGGGATACGGGATCGACAACATCCAGTATTTCCGCCCGACGGGCGAGCCCGATGCCGACTACGAAACCTACAAGGACCGGGTGTGA
- a CDS encoding thiolase domain-containing protein produces the protein MTDVAVVGFAHAPHVRTTEGTTNGVEMLVPCFRQIYSELGITKSDIGFWCSGSSDYLAGRAFSFISAIDSIGAVPPINESHVEMDAAWALYEAYIKILSGQVETALVYGFGKSSAGILRRTLALQTDPYTVAPLWPDSVSLAALQARVGLDSGKWTKEQMAQVALDAFRRAQRVDSEPSASSVDELLARDYFADPLHKHDIAPISDGASIMVLAAGDRARELRENPAWISGIEHRVETPILGARDLATSPSTAASAVAATGGDTGSIEVAELYAPFSHQQLILAEAIGLKDSTTVNPSGGALVANPMFSAGLERIGFAAQHIWNGSAQRVLAHATSGPVLQQNLVAVLEGK, from the coding sequence ATGACTGATGTAGCCGTGGTGGGCTTCGCCCACGCTCCGCATGTACGGACCACCGAAGGCACCACCAACGGTGTCGAGATGCTGGTGCCGTGTTTCCGACAGATCTATAGCGAACTGGGAATTACCAAGTCGGACATCGGCTTCTGGTGCTCAGGCTCGTCCGACTACCTGGCCGGACGCGCGTTCTCGTTCATCTCCGCGATCGACTCGATCGGTGCGGTGCCGCCGATCAACGAATCCCATGTGGAAATGGATGCGGCGTGGGCACTCTACGAGGCATATATCAAGATCTTGAGCGGGCAGGTTGAGACCGCACTTGTCTACGGATTCGGCAAGTCTTCCGCCGGAATTCTCCGCAGGACCCTCGCGCTGCAGACGGATCCCTATACGGTCGCGCCGCTGTGGCCCGACTCGGTTTCCCTGGCGGCGCTGCAGGCGCGTGTCGGCTTGGACTCGGGCAAATGGACCAAGGAGCAGATGGCACAGGTTGCCCTCGATGCCTTCCGGCGCGCCCAGCGCGTCGACAGCGAGCCGTCGGCATCGAGTGTCGATGAGCTATTGGCCCGGGACTATTTCGCCGACCCCCTGCACAAGCATGACATCGCACCGATTTCCGACGGTGCCTCGATCATGGTGCTGGCGGCCGGTGATCGCGCCCGCGAATTGCGCGAAAACCCGGCCTGGATCAGCGGTATAGAGCATCGCGTCGAGACACCGATCCTCGGCGCCCGGGACCTGGCAACCTCTCCGTCCACGGCCGCGTCGGCGGTCGCCGCGACCGGTGGTGACACCGGCTCCATCGAGGTGGCGGAGTTGTACGCTCCCTTCAGTCATCAGCAGCTGATCCTCGCCGAGGCCATCGGCCTCAAGGACTCCACGACGGTCAACCCGTCCGGTGGCGCCCTCGTGGCCAACCCGATGTTCTCTGCCGGGCTGGAGCGGATCGGTTTTGCCGCACAACATATCTGGAATGGTTCGGCACAGCGGGTACTGGCACACGCGACCAGCGGACCGGTGCTGCAGCAGAACCTCGTCGCGGTGCTGGAGGGCAAGTAA
- a CDS encoding thiolase domain-containing protein: MGASKNLAAVIGTGQTKYVAKRQDVSMNGLVREAIDRAMTDAGVDWDDIDAVVVGKAPDFFEGVMMPELFMADAIGATGKPMIRVHTAGSVGGSTGVVAASLVQSGKYRRVLALAWEKQSESNAMWALSIPVPFSVPVGAGAGGYFAPHVRAYIQRSKAPLDTGAMVAVKDRLNAAKNPLAHLHQPDITVEKVMSSPMLWDPIRFDETCPSSDGACAIVVGDEQTADRRIKEGHAVAWVHATALRTEPLDYTGRDRVNPQAGRDAAAALWKDAGITSPIDEIDVAEIYVPFSWFEPMWLENLGFAAEGEGWKLTQAGETAIGGKIPVNASGGVLSSNPIGASGLIRFAEAAIQVMGKAGDHQVPGAKKALGHAYGGGSQYYSMWVVGSEKPAGKEQ, from the coding sequence ATGGGTGCATCGAAGAACCTGGCTGCCGTCATCGGCACTGGGCAGACAAAGTACGTCGCCAAGCGGCAAGACGTCTCCATGAATGGTCTTGTCCGCGAGGCCATCGATCGCGCCATGACGGATGCCGGTGTCGATTGGGACGATATCGATGCTGTCGTCGTCGGCAAGGCCCCCGACTTTTTCGAGGGCGTCATGATGCCCGAGCTCTTCATGGCGGATGCGATCGGTGCGACCGGAAAACCGATGATCCGGGTGCACACCGCGGGGTCCGTCGGAGGATCGACAGGCGTAGTCGCGGCCAGCCTCGTGCAGTCGGGCAAGTACCGCCGGGTTCTGGCACTCGCCTGGGAGAAGCAGTCCGAGTCGAATGCCATGTGGGCGTTGTCGATTCCCGTGCCGTTCTCGGTTCCGGTGGGAGCGGGCGCGGGCGGATACTTCGCACCCCATGTGCGTGCATACATCCAGCGGTCCAAAGCGCCGCTGGACACCGGCGCCATGGTGGCCGTGAAGGACCGGCTCAACGCCGCCAAGAACCCGCTGGCACATCTGCATCAGCCCGATATCACCGTCGAGAAGGTGATGTCCTCCCCCATGCTGTGGGATCCCATCCGTTTCGATGAGACCTGCCCATCCTCGGACGGCGCCTGCGCGATCGTCGTAGGCGACGAGCAAACCGCGGACCGGCGTATCAAGGAGGGGCATGCGGTCGCCTGGGTGCATGCCACCGCGTTGCGCACCGAGCCGCTCGACTACACCGGCCGCGACCGGGTGAACCCGCAGGCCGGGCGCGATGCCGCGGCCGCACTGTGGAAGGACGCCGGAATCACCAGCCCCATCGACGAGATCGACGTCGCGGAAATCTACGTGCCGTTCTCCTGGTTCGAACCGATGTGGCTGGAGAATCTGGGATTCGCCGCCGAGGGCGAAGGCTGGAAGCTCACCCAGGCCGGCGAGACCGCGATCGGCGGCAAGATTCCGGTCAACGCGTCCGGCGGCGTGCTCTCCTCGAATCCGATTGGCGCCTCGGGCCTTATCCGATTCGCCGAGGCCGCCATTCAGGTAATGGGCAAGGCCGGTGATCATCAGGTACCGGGCGCCAAGAAGGCACTGGGCCACGCCTACGGCGGCGGCTCGCAGTACTACTCGATGTGGGTGGTCGGATCCGAAAAGCCCGCAGGAAAGGAGCAGTAA
- a CDS encoding nuclear transport factor 2 family protein → MSLADQAGKRSRAAVEARDKQAWVDNFAEDGVVQDPVGPSPFDPDGNGHRGKEAIAAFWDNIIAPTEKLDFIFDATYDCGTHQANVGRIITTMNGYQMTAEGVFTYEANDEGKLVVLRAYWEFDKVAGTAKKV, encoded by the coding sequence ATGAGCCTCGCAGATCAAGCAGGCAAGCGTTCCCGCGCGGCCGTCGAGGCCCGCGACAAGCAGGCCTGGGTTGACAACTTCGCCGAGGACGGTGTGGTGCAGGATCCGGTCGGCCCGTCACCTTTCGATCCGGATGGCAACGGACATCGCGGCAAGGAAGCCATCGCGGCGTTCTGGGACAACATCATCGCGCCCACCGAGAAGCTCGACTTCATTTTCGACGCCACCTACGACTGCGGCACCCATCAGGCCAACGTGGGGCGCATCATCACCACTATGAACGGCTACCAGATGACGGCCGAGGGTGTGTTCACCTACGAGGCCAACGACGAGGGCAAGCTCGTCGTGCTCCGCGCCTACTGGGAGTTCGACAAGGTCGCCGGCACGGCGAAAAAGGTCTAG